The Amblyomma americanum isolate KBUSLIRL-KWMA chromosome 3, ASM5285725v1, whole genome shotgun sequence genome window below encodes:
- the LOC144123207 gene encoding uncharacterized protein LOC144123207 yields the protein MTPAPKISGKKSPDSRVLRGDHVAFVGAVGLVSAAVCIAVPVALSFHLTRCSGSDCLSLERDMQSAMDPGADPCRDFYRYVCGGWVRSRTQYRFASFKYDAIWSQEMMRELVVHVNTEPRHRQESRDKVAILLLRCHAAIDNEASIADFLRHLGLTWPEKSRSNAFEVLDIMAAASLDYGFSILWTFAVGRNPRHPRRSALYLTLDVSLRFWMLRTNSLEDSGQLGHFLRVCAERIGVTGQSYDRMIRTVVRTHMEIKMILGAKYVASRPEFMNYSDVELRQAVNRHLPDDSQQWPKDVLVCLQLSRFAMFRDSLRDSEKAANYKEYMGAYVVWKMASFASRSITHELMAGSNMLLNTDRYLALMCSTMITAELPLAVWKHYQDKIDNASRLAIFDIYARVRGALVDAVARHDRGVADMIAKFSDTLAVSAFNMSLRRGLLEHLYRFVPRLRASGTFLALLTEVAASSMAMLKRSMLSPNTSLMHVPHLYGNVAYRLLVAREIEVPPTSLLWPLFHYRYPAAVNMALLGTLIARRLLEMVYYMFFLDDEFRRVPPSLVRFPGPLKDLVEGVKRDLADGLRRTQNRTAPEAEVEDLAQVVLAGRLAYSALATVTSPKPSEYFSAMPGDRLFYMASCFKHCRWTPGQREWAECNLVVPRLPGFARAFGCEDAENSTGAGARALTPPTMASSVGSPAA from the exons ATGACGCCAGCCCCCAAGATCAGCGGCAAAAAGTCGCCGGATTCGCGCGTCCTACGCGGCGACCACGTTGCTTTCGTGGGCGCCGTCGGCCTGGTCTCTGCAGCCGTGTGCATTGCGGTGCCGGTCGCACTGAGCTTTCACCTGACCCGCTGTTCGGGCAGCGACTGCTTGTCGCTGGAGCGAGACATGCAGTCCGCCATGGACCCCGGCGCGGACCCCTGCCGCGACTTCTACCGGTACGTCTGCGGCGGTTGGGTACGAAGCAGGACGCAGTACCGGTTCGCCTCCTTCAAGTACGACGCCATCTGGAGCCAGGAGATGATGCGGGAACTGGTCGTGCACGTCAATACCGAGCCGCGGCATCGTCAGGAAAGCCGAGACAAAGTGGCCATACTTTTGCTCAG GTGTCACGCCGCTATCGACAACGAAGCATCCATTGCCGACTTTCTGCGCCATCTTGGGCTCACCTGGCCTGAAAAGTCACGCTCCAATGCGTTCGAG GTTCTCGACATCATGGCGGCTGCTTCACTCGATTACGGCTTTTCGATTCTGTGGACGTTCGCGGTTGGACGCAACCCCCGCCACCCCCGGCGCAGCGCCCTCTACCTGACGCTGGACGTGAGCCTGCGGTTCTGGATGCTCAGAACCAATTCTCTTGAGGACAGCGGTCAGCTGGGACACTTTCTGCGCGTGTGCGCTGAGCGCATCGGCGTCACCGGGCAGTCGTACGATCGCATGATCCGCACCGTCGTGAGGACGCATAT GGAGATCAAGATGATTCTGGGTGCCAAATACGTGGCTAGCAGGCCCGAGTTCATGAACTACAGCGACGTGGAGCTGAGGCAGGCCGTGAACAGACACCTGCCGGACGATTCGCAGCAGTGGCCCAAGGACGTGCTGGTGTGTCTGCAGCTGTCACGGTTCGCCATGTTCCGCGACAGCCTGCGGGACTCGGAGAAGGCGGCTAACTACAAGGAGTACATGGGCGCCTACGTTGTCTGGAAGATGGCGAGCTTCGCGTCGCGCTCCATAACGCACGAGTTGATGGCGGGCTCGAACATGCTGCTCAACACAGACAGGTATCTCGCCTTGATGTGTTCGACCATGATCACAGCCGAACTGCCGCTGGCCGTCTGGAAGCACTACCAGGACAAGATCGACAACGCTTCGCGCCTGGCCATCTTCGACATCTACGCCCGAGTGCGAGGGGCCCTCGTCGACGCCGTCGCTCGCCACGACAGGGGCGTCGCCGACATGATAGCCAAGTTTTCGGACACGCTAGCCGTCAGCGCCTTCAACATGAGCCTCAGGAGAGGCCTGCTGGAGCACTTGTACAGGTTTGTGCCGCGGCTGCGAGCGTCCGGCACGTTTCTGGCTCTGCTGACCGAGGTGGCCGCGTCGTCGATGGCGATGCTCAAGAGATCCATGCTGTCGCCAAACACTAGCCTGATGCACGTTCCGCACCTGTACGGCAACGTGGCCTACCGACTGCTGGTGGCGCGTGAGATCGAGGTCCCGCCGACGTCGCTTCTCTGGCCGCTGTTCCACTACCGGTACCCGGCCGCGGTGAACATGGCGCTTCTGGGCACGCTCATCGCGCGCAGGCTCCTCGAGATGGTGTACTACATGTTCTTCCTG GACGACGAGTTTCGGCGTGTGCCTCCGTCGCTGGTGCGGTTCCCGGGCCCGCTGAAGGACCTGGTGGAGGGCGTGAAGCGAGACCTGGCCGACGGGCTACGCCGCACCCAGAACAGGACCGCACCGGAGGCAGAGGTCGAGGACCTCGCGCAAGTCGTGCTCGCGGGGCGCCTGGCGTACAGCGCACTGGCCACGGTAACGTCGCCGAAGCCGTCCGAGTACTTCTCGGCGATGCCCGGGGACCGCCTCTTCTATATGGCGAGCTGCTTCAAGCACTGTCGCTGGACACCGGGGCAGCGTGAGTGGGCTGAGTGCAATCTGGTCGTCCCGAGACTGCCCGGCTTTGCCCGTGCGTTCGGCTGCGAGGACGCCGAGAACTCTACTGGGGCCGGTGCCCGAGCACTAACACCTCCAACGATGGCATCTAGTGTCGGAAGCCCGGCGGCTTGA